From Malaciobacter mytili LMG 24559:
AAGTTGTCCTAAAAGCCCTTCTTTTTCATTTAAGCCTTTTATTACTTCATTTTCAGTTAAAGCTAAAAAGTCGTTTTTATAAGCTTTTAAATAAGGAACTATCTCTTCATTTGTAGTAGTTTCAATTAATTTATCTAGTTTTTTAATAAATCTATCAATATACTTTTTATCAAATCTAAGCATAAAATCTTTTTCTTCTTTTCTTAGCTCATAAACTAAAGCTAAAAGTTTATAATCATTGGCATTTTTAGCTATTTCTTGAACTTTATGTACACTATGTCTTAAGCTTCCATATAAACCATCTTTAGGTGTTAAACCAATAGTTTTTTGAGTATTTGCAAGTTTTGAAAAAATATCTTTATACTCTTTTACGATAGAGCTAAACTCTTTATTATGTTTTGTTTCTATTCCTGTTTCTTCTAATATTGTAGTTAAACTATCAATATCTTTTTGCATATTCTCGTAAACTTCAAAAAGCTTTTTTTCATACTTTAAATCTTTTCTTGTTAAAAAATCTTTTTCATTTTTTCTTAATTCTAATTGATTTACTTTTAATTTTTCTGTTAAAGTTTCTGCCATTCCTAGTTTATGCATTTGTGAGATACTATACTCTTCTAGGGCAAAAAGTGTTAAAAAACCAATTAATACCACACTGCTTAGTGCAATAAGTTTATTTTTAATACTCATCTTTTATCCTTTGTACTTTTAAAATAATTTTTTAAAAGTGAATTCTATAGTTTGATTATAACTAATAAACTTGTGAAAAAAATGATTTATAATTTAATTTTATGGCATAGTTGTATTTTATTTTTAAAAAATAATAATAAAAAAATAAAATATATATGACACATTTGTATTTTAGTAAATAACTAGATTATGTGAAATATAAAAAACTTTTTTTAAACATATATATATTATATTTTTAAAATAAAAGGTTTGGTATGAATAAAGAGCTATTAGAACAATTAAAAAATTTCACTATTTTGTGTGTTGAAGATGAAGAAGGTATTAGAAAAAGATTTGTAAATACTTTAAAATATTACTTTAAAGAGGTATATGCAGCTTCTTGTGTTGATGAAGGATATGAGTTATATTTAGAATATAAACCTTCAATTATTTTAAGTGATATTGAAATGCCAAATAAAAATGGCATAGCTTTAATAGAAAAAATTAGAAAAAAAGATTTAAGTAGTATTGTTATAATGGTTACAGCTTATAGTAATGAAGAGTATTTACTAGATTTAATAAATTTAAATATAAATCAATATATTTTAAAGCCAGTAAATTCTGAAACTTTATTAAATGGTATATTAAAAGCCTTAGTAAAAAAACTTACTTTAAAGATACATTTTACAGAAGAACTTTATTTTGATATGAGTTGTAGAGAACTTTTTTATAATGATGAAATAGTAAATCTTAGAAAAAGAGATAAGGATTTTATAGTTTTATTATATGAAAATAAAAATCAAGTTTTAACATATAGTTTAATAGAAGAGCATCTTTGGAAAGATAAGATTATGAGTATGAGTGCTTTAAAAACTTTTATTAAAGAGTTTAGACAAAGAATACCTTTTGATATAATTACAAATATTCCACAAGAAGGTTACAAACTTAAAAATTTCTCATAAATTATTAAAAAATTTTAAAAACTCACTTATAACTCACTAGCAAAAGTTAAGATTTCCTAATAAAATCAAAAGGAGATTTAAAATGTTCAAGAAAA
This genomic window contains:
- a CDS encoding response regulator transcription factor, which translates into the protein MNKELLEQLKNFTILCVEDEEGIRKRFVNTLKYYFKEVYAASCVDEGYELYLEYKPSIILSDIEMPNKNGIALIEKIRKKDLSSIVIMVTAYSNEEYLLDLINLNINQYILKPVNSETLLNGILKALVKKLTLKIHFTEELYFDMSCRELFYNDEIVNLRKRDKDFIVLLYENKNQVLTYSLIEEHLWKDKIMSMSALKTFIKEFRQRIPFDIITNIPQEGYKLKNFS